From the genome of Spirosomataceae bacterium TFI 002, one region includes:
- a CDS encoding Enamine deaminase RidA, house cleaning of reactive enamine intermediates, YjgF/YER057c/UK114 family: protein MTADEKFEALGLTLPPAPKPKGVYKPILVLGKEAYVSGHGPVRTDGTLIMGKVGSDLTIEEGKLAAQQVGLTILSTLKANLGSLDKIDRVVKILGMVNGAPDFGQHPFVINGCSELFAAIWGEEKGIGVRSAVGMGTLPEDISVEIEVLFHLKG, encoded by the coding sequence ATGACAGCAGACGAAAAATTTGAAGCTTTGGGACTAACTCTCCCTCCTGCACCGAAACCAAAAGGAGTTTACAAGCCGATCTTAGTTTTAGGCAAAGAGGCCTACGTATCTGGTCATGGGCCAGTACGAACAGACGGAACCCTTATCATGGGCAAAGTTGGAAGTGACCTAACAATTGAAGAAGGAAAACTTGCAGCTCAACAAGTAGGTTTGACAATACTTTCTACACTCAAAGCAAACCTTGGCTCACTTGATAAAATTGACCGAGTTGTAAAAATACTAGGTATGGTCAATGGTGCTCCTGATTTCGGCCAGCATCCTTTTGTGATTAATGGTTGTAGCGAGCTTTTTGCAGCTATCTGGGGGGAAGAAAAAGGAATTGGCGTGCGAAGTGCAGTAGGAATGGGAACACTGCCAGAGGACATTTCAGTAGAAATAGAGGTGTTATTTCACTTGAAGGGATAA
- a CDS encoding GH3 auxin-responsive promoter: protein MAVLGNVLKGGIKVTSTLQNLRKPKPFAWQKKVLRKLTNKARNTQIGQKYGFEEVANKALFGEERAFYEVYKKNVPIYDYNKIYEEWWHKSRAGEKDVTWPGKIEHFALSSGTSEAASKAIPVTNEMNRAIQRTSINQIISLGNYKNLPSNLFEKGYLMLGGSTLLNKFETHYEGDLSGITQSKLPFWFSRFYKPGRKIAQEKNWEKKLEEITENARNWDIGFVAGVPAWMQLLFERIIARYQVDNIHDIWPNLTAFGWGGVSLEPYRKGFDKLMGKPIIYIETYLASEGFLAYQVRPNGGLQLVLNNGIFFEFIPFTQENFDEDGNMRATPETLMVDEVEENKEYALLISTCSGAWRYLIGDTIKFTNLDRAEIVITGRTKHFLSLCGEHLSVDNMNRAIDAVAAEFEIDVREFTVTGIKHPPLFAHQWYIGTNKEVDDKEVMLFLDNKLNDLNDDYAVERQHALKNVFVKTVPNEYFYEWMKAKGKEGGQHKFPRVLKSLQKDDWEAFLKIKHPEA, encoded by the coding sequence ATGGCAGTACTAGGAAACGTTTTAAAAGGTGGGATCAAAGTAACTAGCACGCTTCAAAACTTGCGTAAACCAAAACCATTTGCTTGGCAAAAGAAAGTGCTTAGAAAGCTTACTAACAAAGCTAGAAATACCCAAATAGGTCAAAAGTACGGTTTCGAAGAAGTGGCGAACAAGGCACTCTTTGGAGAGGAAAGAGCGTTTTATGAGGTCTACAAAAAGAATGTTCCAATATACGATTACAATAAGATTTACGAAGAGTGGTGGCATAAAAGTAGGGCCGGAGAAAAAGACGTGACTTGGCCAGGTAAGATCGAGCATTTTGCTTTGAGTTCTGGTACATCGGAAGCTGCATCAAAAGCCATTCCTGTTACGAATGAAATGAACAGGGCGATTCAGCGTACGAGTATCAATCAAATTATATCACTGGGGAATTATAAAAACCTTCCTTCCAATCTATTTGAGAAAGGCTATTTGATGCTTGGAGGTAGCACACTTTTGAATAAGTTTGAGACCCACTATGAGGGAGACCTTAGCGGAATTACGCAATCCAAATTGCCTTTTTGGTTTAGTAGATTTTATAAGCCAGGTCGCAAAATTGCACAAGAGAAAAATTGGGAGAAAAAACTAGAGGAAATTACTGAAAACGCTAGAAACTGGGATATTGGATTTGTTGCTGGTGTACCAGCTTGGATGCAATTACTTTTTGAACGCATCATAGCAAGGTATCAAGTCGATAATATCCATGATATTTGGCCAAACCTAACGGCTTTTGGTTGGGGTGGGGTTTCATTGGAGCCTTACCGAAAAGGCTTTGATAAGCTAATGGGTAAACCCATCATTTATATAGAAACTTACTTGGCTTCTGAAGGTTTTTTGGCCTATCAAGTTCGTCCAAATGGCGGTTTACAATTGGTACTAAATAATGGTATTTTCTTTGAGTTTATTCCGTTTACGCAGGAGAATTTTGACGAAGATGGTAATATGAGAGCCACGCCTGAAACCTTAATGGTGGATGAAGTGGAAGAAAATAAAGAATACGCTTTACTCATCAGTACTTGTTCAGGAGCGTGGAGGTATTTGATTGGTGATACAATTAAATTTACCAACCTAGATCGTGCAGAAATCGTAATTACTGGACGTACGAAGCACTTTTTGAGCCTGTGTGGCGAACACCTTTCTGTTGATAACATGAACAGAGCGATTGATGCTGTTGCTGCCGAGTTTGAAATTGATGTTAGAGAATTTACCGTAACAGGTATAAAACATCCTCCGCTTTTTGCCCACCAATGGTACATTGGAACCAATAAAGAAGTTGACGACAAAGAAGTGATGTTGTTTTTGGACAACAAGCTAAATGATCTCAACGATGACTACGCAGTAGAGAGGCAGCATGCTCTTAAAAATGTATTTGTGAAAACAGTTCCCAACGAGTACTTCTACGAATGGATGAAAGCCAAAGGAAAAGAAGGCGGTCAACATAAATTCCCAAGAGTACTAAAAAGCCTACAAAAAGATGACTGGGAAGCGTTCTTAAAGATCAAGCATCCCGAAGCTTAA
- a CDS encoding 5'-nucleotidase /3'-nucleotidase /exopolyphosphatase, translating into MKPLILVTNDDGITSKGIATLISVVKEIGEVVVVAPDSPNSGMGHAITVDSTLHIKKSPIFGDDIESYECSGTPADCVKMAKHHFLKDRQIDLVVSGINHGMNASISVVYSGTMAAAREASIEGIPAIGFSVDDFHYDADFSHLKAHIKLICETVLKNGLPKHNALNVNFPKKQDEAIKGIKICRQNEGFWKEEFDNRKDPYGRPYFWMGGAFINREPEATDTDVWAMENNYTAIVPCMYDMTNYKALEELTNWNLN; encoded by the coding sequence ATGAAGCCACTAATACTTGTAACAAATGACGACGGTATAACCTCCAAAGGCATTGCAACCTTAATTTCGGTTGTAAAGGAAATAGGTGAAGTCGTAGTAGTAGCACCAGATAGTCCAAACTCAGGAATGGGACATGCCATTACGGTAGATAGCACGCTACACATTAAGAAAAGTCCGATTTTTGGAGATGATATTGAATCTTACGAATGCAGCGGAACTCCCGCAGATTGTGTAAAAATGGCGAAGCATCATTTCTTAAAAGATAGACAAATCGACTTAGTAGTAAGTGGTATTAATCATGGTATGAACGCCAGTATCTCTGTAGTTTATTCTGGGACAATGGCTGCGGCAAGAGAAGCTTCTATTGAAGGTATTCCTGCCATTGGTTTTTCTGTGGATGATTTTCATTACGATGCAGATTTTTCTCATTTAAAAGCTCATATCAAGTTGATTTGCGAAACCGTTCTAAAGAATGGCCTTCCTAAGCACAATGCATTGAATGTGAATTTTCCTAAGAAGCAAGATGAAGCAATCAAAGGAATCAAGATTTGTAGACAGAACGAAGGTTTCTGGAAAGAGGAATTTGATAACAGAAAAGATCCTTACGGCAGACCATATTTTTGGATGGGTGGTGCGTTTATTAATAGAGAGCCCGAGGCAACTGATACAGATGTGTGGGCAATGGAAAATAATTATACAGCAATTGTGCCTTGTATGTACGACATGACAAATTACAAGGCATTGGAAGAATTGACAAACTGGAATCTTAATTAA
- a CDS encoding Ectoine hydroxylase-related dioxygenase, phytanoyl-CoA dioxygenase (PhyH) family, which translates to MQNKTMAPTMNAHKDIPGNPSTAKSSKIALNGRSNGKPLKVMSEADWSFWKENGYIVIKKAVPSEQASATAAFLWEFEEKDPLDQVTWYAPPRAEMQMKELAGTGMVEVYNHQSLWNNRQTQRVYDAFCDVWGTEKLWVTIDRANLNFPNRPGFDQKGFIHWDYDPETKPQNVQGVLALADQTDENMGGFQCVPWLYQNFDEWVKTQPADKNNFQPDMTELENKLVKVKLEAGDLLIFNSQLAHGIRPNKSEDKVRIAQYISMMPAEEENENLKEWRINSWKNRIAPEGYAFPGDPRNWEKEKFETAQLSDLGEKLLGLTAW; encoded by the coding sequence ATGCAAAACAAAACCATGGCACCTACCATGAATGCTCATAAAGACATTCCTGGAAACCCCTCTACAGCCAAAAGTAGTAAAATTGCACTGAATGGTAGATCCAATGGAAAACCGCTCAAAGTTATGAGTGAAGCCGATTGGAGTTTTTGGAAAGAAAACGGATACATCGTTATAAAAAAGGCTGTCCCTAGCGAACAAGCTTCGGCAACTGCCGCCTTCTTATGGGAATTTGAAGAAAAAGACCCACTTGACCAAGTTACATGGTATGCACCTCCACGTGCAGAAATGCAGATGAAAGAGCTTGCTGGCACAGGAATGGTAGAAGTTTACAATCATCAATCGCTTTGGAACAACAGACAAACCCAACGAGTGTATGACGCTTTTTGCGACGTGTGGGGCACAGAAAAACTCTGGGTAACTATTGACAGAGCAAATCTCAACTTTCCTAATAGACCGGGCTTTGATCAAAAGGGATTCATCCATTGGGATTATGACCCAGAAACAAAGCCACAAAACGTACAAGGAGTACTAGCTCTAGCAGATCAAACGGACGAAAACATGGGTGGTTTTCAGTGTGTGCCTTGGTTGTATCAAAATTTTGACGAATGGGTAAAAACACAGCCAGCAGATAAAAACAATTTTCAACCAGATATGACTGAATTGGAAAATAAGCTGGTAAAAGTAAAGCTTGAGGCTGGAGACCTGCTCATTTTCAACAGTCAATTGGCTCACGGAATCCGTCCTAATAAGTCCGAAGACAAAGTGAGAATCGCTCAATACATCTCCATGATGCCCGCAGAAGAGGAAAATGAAAACCTAAAAGAATGGAGAATCAACTCTTGGAAAAATCGCATCGCTCCAGAAGGCTACGCTTTCCCTGGCGATCCTCGAAATTGGGAAAAAGAGAAATTTGAAACAGCTCAGTTAAGTGATTTAGGAGAAAAATTACTAGGTTTAACCGCTTGGTGA
- a CDS encoding Trehalose utilisation, with protein sequence MKKLSILLTLVMMTSFSFAQKKVIKTLIVDGQNNHEQWPKVTFMMKDYLEESGRFTVDVMRSAYTWKGEEFIAAYPIDGMPKTEATEKSQSDPNFKPDFAKYDLVVINFGWNAAPWPAETQKSLEKYISKGGGLVVIHAADNSFPEWKEYNQMIGLGGWGDRTEKDGPYVYYDNDGKLQRDMTPGNGGSHGPQHEYTIKIRNSEHPITKGMPMEWLHTKDELYCKLRGPAENMEILATAYDDKITKRHEPMLMVLNYGKGKIFHTPMGHIDYSVECVGFITSLLRGSEWAATGKVTLPIPADFPTKDKSSSRSYD encoded by the coding sequence TTGAAAAAGTTAAGTATTCTTTTGACTCTTGTCATGATGACAAGTTTCTCTTTTGCACAAAAAAAAGTTATTAAAACCCTCATTGTTGACGGACAGAATAACCATGAACAATGGCCCAAAGTTACCTTTATGATGAAGGATTACTTAGAGGAATCCGGGCGATTTACAGTGGATGTAATGCGTAGTGCCTATACTTGGAAAGGAGAAGAATTCATAGCTGCCTACCCTATAGATGGCATGCCAAAAACAGAGGCAACAGAGAAGTCCCAAAGTGATCCAAACTTTAAGCCCGATTTTGCAAAATACGATTTGGTAGTAATCAATTTTGGATGGAATGCTGCTCCTTGGCCTGCAGAAACTCAAAAATCATTAGAAAAATACATCTCCAAAGGTGGCGGATTAGTAGTTATTCATGCCGCTGACAACTCTTTTCCTGAGTGGAAAGAATACAATCAAATGATAGGCTTAGGAGGTTGGGGAGACCGTACAGAGAAGGATGGCCCATACGTTTATTATGACAATGATGGTAAGCTTCAAAGAGACATGACTCCAGGAAATGGTGGTTCTCATGGTCCTCAGCACGAATACACTATTAAAATTCGTAACTCAGAGCATCCAATTACAAAAGGAATGCCAATGGAATGGTTACATACAAAAGACGAGTTATATTGTAAGCTTCGTGGTCCAGCAGAAAACATGGAAATACTGGCTACCGCTTATGACGATAAAATCACCAAACGCCACGAACCAATGTTAATGGTCTTGAATTATGGAAAGGGCAAAATCTTCCATACGCCTATGGGCCATATTGATTACTCGGTAGAGTGCGTAGGTTTCATCACATCCCTCTTGAGAGGCTCAGAGTGGGCAGCAACCGGCAAAGTTACGCTTCCTATCCCAGCTGATTTCCCAACAAAAGATAAGAGTAGCAGTAGGAGTTATGATTGA